One window of the Populus nigra chromosome 4, ddPopNigr1.1, whole genome shotgun sequence genome contains the following:
- the LOC133692599 gene encoding uncharacterized protein LOC133692599 isoform X2 → MRSQCIWTPCEVLTPLSFKPSTFLTFSFSKQLLLPDKSIAAISSTRRGISSYPSLMASSPSLKDAVSTQNESTQKTQQPLQVAKRLEKFKTTIFTQMSSLAIKHGAINLGQGFPNFDGPEFVKEAAIQAIKDGKNQYARGYGVPDFSSAIAERFKKDTGLGVDPEKEITVTSGCTEAIAATMLGLINPGDEVILFAPFYDSYEATLSMAGAKIKCITLHPPDFAVPIDELKSAITQDTRAVLINTPHNPTGKMFSREELSTIASLCIENDVLVFTDEVYDKLAFEMDHISMASLPGMYERTVTLNSLGKTFSLTGWKIGWAIAPPRLTWGVRQAHSFLTFATSTPMQWAAAVALRAPESYYVELKRDYMAKKEILVEGLKAVGFKVFPSSGTYFVVVDHTPFGLENDIAFCEYLIKEVGVVAIPTSVFYLNPEDGKNLVRFTFCKDEGTLRAAVDRMKEKLKRK, encoded by the exons ATGCGGAGTCAATGTATCTGGACGCCTTGTGAGGTGCTCACGCCACTGAGCTTTAAACCCTCAACATTCCTcaccttttcattttcaaagcAATTGCTTCTACCTGACAAAAGTATTGCCGCTATTAGCTCTACAAGGAGAGGAATCTCTTCTTACCCTTCTCTCATGGCCTCCTCACCTTCCCTCAAAGACGCAGTTTCCACTCAAAACGAGTCAACCCAGAAGACCCAACAGCCGTTACAA GTTGCAAAGCGTCTGGAGAAGTTCAAAACCACAATATTCACACAGATGAGTTCACTTGCCATCAAACATGGAGCGATAAATCTGGGCCAAGGCTTTCCCAATTTTGATGGTCCTGAGTTTGTCAAAGAAGCAGCCATCCAAGCTATTAAAGATGGGAAGAACCAATATGCTCGTGGATATGGGGTTCCAGATTTCAGCTCTGCCATTGCTGAGCGATTCAAGAAAGATACCGGGCTTGGGGTGGACCCTGAGAAAGAAATTACTGTTACATCTGGGTGCACCGAAGCTATAGCTGCAACTATGCTAGGCTTGATAAATCCTGGCGATGAAGTAATCCTCTTTGCTCCTTTCTATGATTCATATGAAGCCACATTATCAATGGCCGgtgcaaaaataaaatgtatcaCATTGCACCCACCAGATTTTGCTGTTCCCATAGATGAGCTTAAATCAGCAATCACACAGGATACTCGTGCAGTTCTCATCAACACTCCACATAATCCAACTGGAAAGATGTTTTCTAGGGAGGAGCTTAGTACTATCGCATCGCTTTGCATTGAGAATGATGTGCTGGTTTTCACTGATGAAGTTTATGATAAATTGGCTTTTGAAATGGATCACATATCAATGGCCTCTCTTCCAGGAATGTATGAACGGACTGTGACTTTGAATTCCTTAGGGAAGACATTCTCCTTGACAGGCTGGAAGATTGGCTGGGCAATAGCACCTCCTCGCTTGACATGGGGAGTGCGACAGGCACACTCTTTCCTTACTTTCGCCACCTCCACTCCTATGCAGTGGGCAGCTGCAGTTGCTCTCAGAGCCCCAGAATCCTACTATGTTGAGCTAAAGAGGGATTATATGGCAAAGAAGGAAATATTGGTTGAGGGGTTGAAGGCTGTTGGTTTCAAAGTATTTCCATCAAGTGGTACTtactttgttgttgttgatcaCACCCCTTTCGGCCTGGAAAATGATATTGCATTTTGTGAGTATCTGATCAAGGAAGTCGGGGTTGTGGCAATTCCAACAAGTGTATTTTACTTGAACCCGGAAGATGGAAAGAATTTGGTGAGATTCACCTTCTGCAAAGATGAAGGAACTTTGAGGGCTGCAGTTGATAGGATGAAGGAGAAGCTGAAGAGAAAATGA
- the LOC133692599 gene encoding uncharacterized protein LOC133692599 isoform X1 — protein sequence MRSQCIWTPCEVLTPLSFKPSTFLTFSFSKQLLLPDKSIAAISSTRRGISSYPSLMASSPSLKDAVSTQNESTQKTQQPLQQVAKRLEKFKTTIFTQMSSLAIKHGAINLGQGFPNFDGPEFVKEAAIQAIKDGKNQYARGYGVPDFSSAIAERFKKDTGLGVDPEKEITVTSGCTEAIAATMLGLINPGDEVILFAPFYDSYEATLSMAGAKIKCITLHPPDFAVPIDELKSAITQDTRAVLINTPHNPTGKMFSREELSTIASLCIENDVLVFTDEVYDKLAFEMDHISMASLPGMYERTVTLNSLGKTFSLTGWKIGWAIAPPRLTWGVRQAHSFLTFATSTPMQWAAAVALRAPESYYVELKRDYMAKKEILVEGLKAVGFKVFPSSGTYFVVVDHTPFGLENDIAFCEYLIKEVGVVAIPTSVFYLNPEDGKNLVRFTFCKDEGTLRAAVDRMKEKLKRK from the exons ATGCGGAGTCAATGTATCTGGACGCCTTGTGAGGTGCTCACGCCACTGAGCTTTAAACCCTCAACATTCCTcaccttttcattttcaaagcAATTGCTTCTACCTGACAAAAGTATTGCCGCTATTAGCTCTACAAGGAGAGGAATCTCTTCTTACCCTTCTCTCATGGCCTCCTCACCTTCCCTCAAAGACGCAGTTTCCACTCAAAACGAGTCAACCCAGAAGACCCAACAGCCGTTACAA CAGGTTGCAAAGCGTCTGGAGAAGTTCAAAACCACAATATTCACACAGATGAGTTCACTTGCCATCAAACATGGAGCGATAAATCTGGGCCAAGGCTTTCCCAATTTTGATGGTCCTGAGTTTGTCAAAGAAGCAGCCATCCAAGCTATTAAAGATGGGAAGAACCAATATGCTCGTGGATATGGGGTTCCAGATTTCAGCTCTGCCATTGCTGAGCGATTCAAGAAAGATACCGGGCTTGGGGTGGACCCTGAGAAAGAAATTACTGTTACATCTGGGTGCACCGAAGCTATAGCTGCAACTATGCTAGGCTTGATAAATCCTGGCGATGAAGTAATCCTCTTTGCTCCTTTCTATGATTCATATGAAGCCACATTATCAATGGCCGgtgcaaaaataaaatgtatcaCATTGCACCCACCAGATTTTGCTGTTCCCATAGATGAGCTTAAATCAGCAATCACACAGGATACTCGTGCAGTTCTCATCAACACTCCACATAATCCAACTGGAAAGATGTTTTCTAGGGAGGAGCTTAGTACTATCGCATCGCTTTGCATTGAGAATGATGTGCTGGTTTTCACTGATGAAGTTTATGATAAATTGGCTTTTGAAATGGATCACATATCAATGGCCTCTCTTCCAGGAATGTATGAACGGACTGTGACTTTGAATTCCTTAGGGAAGACATTCTCCTTGACAGGCTGGAAGATTGGCTGGGCAATAGCACCTCCTCGCTTGACATGGGGAGTGCGACAGGCACACTCTTTCCTTACTTTCGCCACCTCCACTCCTATGCAGTGGGCAGCTGCAGTTGCTCTCAGAGCCCCAGAATCCTACTATGTTGAGCTAAAGAGGGATTATATGGCAAAGAAGGAAATATTGGTTGAGGGGTTGAAGGCTGTTGGTTTCAAAGTATTTCCATCAAGTGGTACTtactttgttgttgttgatcaCACCCCTTTCGGCCTGGAAAATGATATTGCATTTTGTGAGTATCTGATCAAGGAAGTCGGGGTTGTGGCAATTCCAACAAGTGTATTTTACTTGAACCCGGAAGATGGAAAGAATTTGGTGAGATTCACCTTCTGCAAAGATGAAGGAACTTTGAGGGCTGCAGTTGATAGGATGAAGGAGAAGCTGAAGAGAAAATGA